A segment of the Leptospira barantonii genome:
ACGAAATTATAAAAAGTTACTGAATTGAATTGGAAATCTTTTCTCTCAATTCGAAATAACGGGATTGGTTGTTCAAGATAATCTTGTTGTATTCCGGAACTCCACCCCAACGATCCACCGCGCCCGGTCCGGCGTTGTAGGAAAGAAGCGCTTTCGCTGTATCTCCCTTTCTCTGATCCAGAAGAATGTTTAAGTAGGAAACCCCGAGATGGATGTTTACTTCCGGTTTGTGAAGATCCGCTAAATTGATTTTCCAGCCTTCTTTTTTGGAAAGCCAGGTTGCGGTTGCGGGCATAATTTGCATAAACCCGCGAGCGTCCTTGGGAGAACGTGCGGTCGCCTTAAACTCGGATTCGAGATGGATCAATCCGATCAGTAGGCTGACTTTATCGGTGTCGGAACAGCGGAAGGTGCAGGATTCGAGATCCAGTCTTCTGGATTCCTGGAGAATGACTTGGGAAAGTTTTTGTAGGGATTCCGAGGAAAGGGATGGTCGGACCTCCGCCACGTAAGCCTGGATGGCTTTGATTTCGATGGATTCTTCGTCCAGAACGATCTTTTTCTGATTGAGGGCTCCCGCAAGTGGTGCGAGAAGCAGTTGGAAGCTCAAGGGTAAGAGCAACCAAAGTAAGTAACGGAAACGAAATCGGGTCATCTTGCGAAAATTCACTGGATGCCTCCGTAGATTCAAATTTGTGCAATGCACAATCTGATACCAGTTTTTTGGCGGCGCACTACAGGTCAAGGTTTTAAAAGTGTCTTTGGAAGCGTTTTAGGAGACATAAGATTTGGTCGGAACCCCGGCCATTTTACAAATACTTCTACGAATCTTCGGACCTGACACGGAAAACCACCTAAGCAACCGAAGAAAACAAACCGTCTTTGAATTCGTTGAGGGCAGTGGTCGGAGAAACGTCCTTTCGAAACACGAAAAAGGTCCGAACCAGCGAAAATTCTTTCGGGATTGGAAAACTGGAAACGAACCGGTCCAACTTTCTGGATTTCAAAATGGATTCCGGTAGCAAAGAAATCCCCATTCCGGCCGTAACACAGGAAAGAATCGAATCTATAGAATTCAATTCCACGACGGTTCTCGGTCCGATTTTTTGAGAAAGCAACCATTGCTCCAAACGGTTTCGAAAAATACATCCCGGTTTAAAAACGAGGATCGAAAGATTGTCCAAAGAAGAAGTCAGAGCCTTGAGCGTCCGAAAATTCTTCGGAGTTACGACCTTTAGATTCTCTGTAAAAATAGGTCGGGAGACCGTCTCAGGATGAGAAAAATCCTCGTACAAAAAAGCCCCGTCCAATTCCCGTTTGATAAGTCCTTGCAAAAGATCCCCGGTGTTTCCCGGATGAATCGAAAGTTTTACCTTGGGGAACTTAGAATGAAACTTCGCGATGTAAGAAGGAAGTCGAATCGAAGAAGTGGTTTCTCCCGAACCGATTCGAAGGGCTCCTTGCGGATCTCCCGACGCGGAGAGCGCTTTCTGAGCTTCGTCGGAAAAGAAGATGATTTTGTCGGCGTATTCCAAAAGAATTTTTCCTTTCGGAGTGAGAATCACACCCGCCTTTGTCCTTTGGAACAATCGATCACCGAGTTCCCGTTCCAAAAGTTGAATGCGCATCGTAACATTGGATTGAACGTAGTGTAGTTTTTCCGCGGCCTTTGTAAAACTTCCTTCCAGAGCGACTTCCCTAAATATCTTTAGACTCGAGATTTCCATATCATCAATTC
Coding sequences within it:
- a CDS encoding LysR family transcriptional regulator produces the protein MEISSLKIFREVALEGSFTKAAEKLHYVQSNVTMRIQLLERELGDRLFQRTKAGVILTPKGKILLEYADKIIFFSDEAQKALSASGDPQGALRIGSGETTSSIRLPSYIAKFHSKFPKVKLSIHPGNTGDLLQGLIKRELDGAFLYEDFSHPETVSRPIFTENLKVVTPKNFRTLKALTSSLDNLSILVFKPGCIFRNRLEQWLLSQKIGPRTVVELNSIDSILSCVTAGMGISLLPESILKSRKLDRFVSSFPIPKEFSLVRTFFVFRKDVSPTTALNEFKDGLFSSVA
- a CDS encoding lytic transglycosylase domain-containing protein — translated: MNFRKMTRFRFRYLLWLLLPLSFQLLLAPLAGALNQKKIVLDEESIEIKAIQAYVAEVRPSLSSESLQKLSQVILQESRRLDLESCTFRCSDTDKVSLLIGLIHLESEFKATARSPKDARGFMQIMPATATWLSKKEGWKINLADLHKPEVNIHLGVSYLNILLDQRKGDTAKALLSYNAGPGAVDRWGGVPEYNKIILNNQSRYFELREKISNSIQ